Proteins encoded together in one Amblyomma americanum isolate KBUSLIRL-KWMA chromosome 1, ASM5285725v1, whole genome shotgun sequence window:
- the LOC144115019 gene encoding uncharacterized protein LOC144115019, producing the protein MSQTDLLNYDRPSATGPTRFSAESQMEEDIEVMPEQQQQQVRGGPAAAAAGSQALGSSTPATQLSQVSTNDGSNADWEIAMSRRQKRRQQRGEQQQVLVGKSLGNSLGREGAPPRRRLPPLPRDDLKVVLRPRGLAVKDLQTHQVARAVVAATGQGCKAEDLIIRLRNGSNIIIVSTDNEAAAQKIRCITQLSFGGKSYTVNGHVAAPEGTLRGVIHGVDPGTSPEELKTNLRVRTQGVKILAARMLGNSSTAVITFDGPALPKQVLYYGGEMWCYPCRPTRQVCYACGQQGHRMDVCPITETRTCRQCGCQNPEEMHQCTPKCLLCGGGHAAGTKDCKQHLKPASELRWGPQQQQRRSRSRSRGRRPRWFRDDSQGRSESRSRSHGRSRSRGPLDRDESFPPLDNAGKPGQRQQQQTKKSGGVKVSWEDGPPKSLYAPHSNTNTQTQNNQLMAEIKNLRRELEQSCRESNELKRQKKTMRTGYSPIRTPTPPPMEMQRNNSEGSNPNDKIETFMTQILERMQQMQNEIQQTQQKFALQEQSFRNYVKNQNTQRTTNDARDRLFNERRFGTDTPSTPNNNQTWQNANNNN; encoded by the coding sequence ATGTCCCAAACAGACCTCCTCAACTACGACCGACCCTCAGCAACAGGCCCGACAAGATTTTCGGCCGAATCGCAAATGGAGGAAGACATCGAGGTGAtgcccgagcagcagcagcagcaagtccgaGGCGgaccggcggcggcagcggcgggtaGCCAAGCCCTAGGAAGCAGCACCCCAGCAACGCAACTTTCACAAGTAAGCACTAATGACGGATCCAACGCGGATTGGGAAATCGCCATGTCGAGAAGACAGAAAAGGCGCCAACAACGTGGCGagcagcagcaagttttggtgGGAAAGAGCCTAGGGAATTCCCTAGGGCGGGAAGGAGCGCCGCCGAGGAGGAGACTCCCGCCGCTTCCGAGAGACGACCTCAAGGTAGTCCTGCGACCGAGGGGACTTGCGGTTAAAGACCTGCAGACACatcaagtggcgcgggcggtagTCGCGGCTACCGGACAAGGGTGCAAGGCGGAGGACCTGATCATCCGACTGCGCAATGGTTCGAATATTATCATCGTAAGCACAGACAACGAAGCTGCGGCCCAGAAGATTCGGTGCATCACGCAACTGAGCTTCGGGGGCAAGAGCTACACCGTCAACggccacgtggcggcgccggaagGCACGCTGCGCGGAGTCATCCATGGCGTGGACCCAGGGACCTCGCCGGAGGAACTGAAGACCAACCTTCGAGTCCGTACGCAAGgcgtgaagatcctggcggcccGCATGCTGGGGAACTCCAGCACGGCCGTAATCACTTTCGACGGACCCGCGCTCCCGAAGCAGGTGCTGTACTACGGTGGGGAGATGTGGTGTTACCCCTGCCGGCCCACAAGGCAGGTGTGCTAcgcctgcggccaacaggggcaccGAATGGACGTCTGCCCGATCACGGAGACCAGAACCTGCCGACAGTGCGGCTGCCAAAACCCAGAGGAGATGCACCAGTGCACGCCAAAGTGCCTGCTGTGTGGCGGCGGCCACGCGGCGGGGACCAAAGATTGCAAGCAACACCTCAAGCCAGCGAGCGAGCTGAGATGGGGCCCTCAACAACAGCAGCGACGCAGTCGCAGCCGCAGCCGTGGAAGGCGGCCGCGGTGGTTCCGGGACGACAGCCAGGGCCGGAGCGAGTCACGGAGCCGCAGCCACGGCAGGAGCCGGAGTCGGGGACCGCTAGaccgggacgagtccttcccgcccctggacAACGCCGGCAAGCCGGGGCAGCGACAACAACAGCAGACGAAGAAGAGCGGCGGCGTTAAGGTGAGCTGGGaagacggccctcccaaatcgctttATGCTCCGCACTCTAACACAAACACGCAAACACAAAACAATCAATTAATGGCAGAGATTAAAAACCTTAGGCGCGAGCTCGAGCAGAGTTGCAGAGAATCGAACGAGCtgaaaagacagaaaaaaacgATGAGAACAGGCTACTCGCCAATTAGAACACCAACCCCTCCTCCTATGGAGATGCAACGAAACAACAGTGAGGGGAGCAATCCCAACGACAAAATAGAAACTTTCATGACTCAAATACTTGAgcgaatgcagcaaatgcaaaacgAAATACAACAGACTCAACAAAAGTTTGCCTTGCAAGAGCAGAGCTTCAGAAATTACGTTAAGAACCAAAACACCCAAAGAACCACTAACGACGCTAGAGACAGACTATTTAACGAACGTAGGTTCGGCACAGATACCCCAAGCACACCCAACAATAACCAAACGTGGCAGAACGCAAACAACAAcaattag
- the LOC144096785 gene encoding uncharacterized protein LOC144096785 isoform X3 — MFQRLWKKQSAAAGMSAATDFIEQTLEKNPVVIFSKSYCPFCHKAKRVFDELQVPYLAVELDGRADGGDIQEVLKQKTGARTVPRVFVNKQCLGGGSDVENMYREEKLQKLLQSNGLL; from the exons ATGTTTCAGCGCCTTTGGAAGAAGCAGAGCGCAGCAGCCGGTATGTCGGCTGCCACCGACTTCATCGAACAAACTTTAGAAAAGAATCCCGTGGTGATATTTTCGAAGAGCTACTGCCCATTCTGCCATAAGGCTAAACGA GTGTTCGATGAGCTCCAAGTGCCCTACCTTGCCGTCGAGCTTGATGGTAGGGCTGATGGCGGTGACATTCAGGAGGTTTTAAAACAAAAGACTGGAGCACGCACG GTTCCACGAGTGTTTGTGAACAAGCAATGCCTGGGTGGTGGAAGTGACGTGGAAAACATGTACAGGGAGGAGAAGCTGCAAAAACTACTGCAATCAAACGGATTACTGTAG
- the LOC144096785 gene encoding uncharacterized protein LOC144096785 isoform X2, producing MANVLRRMFQRLWKKQSAAAGMSAATDFIEQTLEKNPVVIFSKSYCPFCHKAKRVFDELQVPYLAVELDGRADGGDIQEVLKQKTGARTVPRVFVNKQCLGGGSDVENMYREEKLQKLLQSNGLL from the exons ATGGCCAACGTGCTTCGACGA ATGTTTCAGCGCCTTTGGAAGAAGCAGAGCGCAGCAGCCGGTATGTCGGCTGCCACCGACTTCATCGAACAAACTTTAGAAAAGAATCCCGTGGTGATATTTTCGAAGAGCTACTGCCCATTCTGCCATAAGGCTAAACGA GTGTTCGATGAGCTCCAAGTGCCCTACCTTGCCGTCGAGCTTGATGGTAGGGCTGATGGCGGTGACATTCAGGAGGTTTTAAAACAAAAGACTGGAGCACGCACG GTTCCACGAGTGTTTGTGAACAAGCAATGCCTGGGTGGTGGAAGTGACGTGGAAAACATGTACAGGGAGGAGAAGCTGCAAAAACTACTGCAATCAAACGGATTACTGTAG
- the LOC144096785 gene encoding uncharacterized protein LOC144096785 isoform X1 produces the protein MRISLHRQMFQRLWKKQSAAAGMSAATDFIEQTLEKNPVVIFSKSYCPFCHKAKRVFDELQVPYLAVELDGRADGGDIQEVLKQKTGARTVPRVFVNKQCLGGGSDVENMYREEKLQKLLQSNGLL, from the exons ATGAGGATTAGTTTGCATCGGCAG ATGTTTCAGCGCCTTTGGAAGAAGCAGAGCGCAGCAGCCGGTATGTCGGCTGCCACCGACTTCATCGAACAAACTTTAGAAAAGAATCCCGTGGTGATATTTTCGAAGAGCTACTGCCCATTCTGCCATAAGGCTAAACGA GTGTTCGATGAGCTCCAAGTGCCCTACCTTGCCGTCGAGCTTGATGGTAGGGCTGATGGCGGTGACATTCAGGAGGTTTTAAAACAAAAGACTGGAGCACGCACG GTTCCACGAGTGTTTGTGAACAAGCAATGCCTGGGTGGTGGAAGTGACGTGGAAAACATGTACAGGGAGGAGAAGCTGCAAAAACTACTGCAATCAAACGGATTACTGTAG